In Geminocystis sp. NIES-3709, a single genomic region encodes these proteins:
- the gnd gene encoding decarboxylating NADP(+)-dependent phosphogluconate dehydrogenase gives MTKRTFGVIGLAVMGENLALNVESRGFPIAVYNRSSNKTEEFMATRAQDKDVKAAYSLEEFVQTLERPRKILVMVKAGAPVDAVIQQLKPLLDEGDMIIDGGNSLYEDTERRTNELEATGLGFMGMGVSGGEEGALNGPSLMPGGTKAAYDELEPILTKIAAQVDDGACVTYIGPRGAGHYVKMVHNGIEYGDMQLIAEAYDLLKNGLGLDNDKLGEVFTEWNTTDELNSFLIEITANIFPKKDPETGKHLIDLIVDAAGQKGTGSWTVINSLQMGVPIPTIYAAVYARSISSYKEERVFASKELTGITEKFDGDVESFISKIRDALYCSKMCSYAQGMALIAKASAEYDYNVNLPEVARIWKGGCIIKAGFLGKINKAFTDNPSLPNLLLAPEFKQSILDRQQAWRDVLVLATKMGIPVPAFSASLNYFDSYRSDRLPQNLTQAQRDYFGAHTYERTDKPRGEFFHTEWIS, from the coding sequence ATGACGAAAAGAACCTTTGGGGTAATCGGATTAGCCGTTATGGGGGAAAATCTTGCCCTCAACGTAGAAAGCAGAGGGTTTCCTATAGCTGTGTATAACCGTAGCTCGAATAAAACAGAAGAATTTATGGCGACGAGGGCGCAGGATAAAGACGTTAAAGCGGCTTACTCTTTAGAAGAATTTGTGCAAACTTTAGAACGTCCTCGTAAGATATTAGTAATGGTAAAAGCAGGTGCGCCGGTAGATGCAGTGATTCAACAACTTAAGCCACTACTAGATGAAGGAGATATGATTATCGATGGTGGTAACTCCCTCTATGAAGACACGGAAAGACGTACTAATGAGCTTGAAGCCACTGGTTTAGGGTTTATGGGTATGGGAGTAAGTGGTGGTGAAGAAGGTGCTTTAAATGGTCCTTCCTTGATGCCCGGAGGTACGAAAGCAGCCTATGATGAGCTTGAACCGATTTTAACTAAAATTGCCGCCCAAGTAGATGATGGTGCTTGTGTAACCTATATTGGCCCCCGTGGTGCTGGTCACTATGTTAAGATGGTACATAATGGCATTGAGTACGGGGATATGCAGTTAATTGCTGAAGCCTATGATTTATTGAAAAATGGATTGGGGTTAGATAACGATAAGCTAGGGGAAGTATTTACCGAGTGGAATACCACCGATGAGCTAAATTCTTTCTTAATCGAGATTACTGCTAATATTTTCCCGAAAAAAGATCCTGAAACGGGGAAACATTTAATTGATTTAATTGTCGATGCCGCAGGGCAAAAAGGCACAGGTAGTTGGACTGTAATTAATTCCTTGCAAATGGGTGTACCTATTCCTACAATTTATGCGGCGGTATATGCTCGATCGATTTCTAGTTACAAAGAAGAACGGGTGTTCGCATCGAAGGAATTAACAGGAATTACAGAAAAATTTGACGGTGATGTAGAAAGTTTTATTTCTAAAATTAGGGATGCTTTATATTGCTCGAAAATGTGTTCTTATGCTCAAGGTATGGCATTAATTGCTAAGGCTTCTGCTGAGTATGACTATAATGTCAATTTGCCTGAAGTTGCCCGAATTTGGAAGGGTGGTTGTATCATCAAGGCCGGTTTCTTAGGCAAAATCAACAAGGCTTTTACCGATAATCCTAGTTTACCTAATTTACTCCTCGCCCCTGAGTTTAAACAAAGTATTCTCGATCGACAACAAGCATGGCGTGATGTGCTAGTATTAGCCACTAAAATGGGTATTCCTGTTCCAGCTTTTAGTGCATCTCTTAATTACTTTGATAGCTACAGAAGCGATCGACTGCCCCAGAATTTAACTCAAGCACAAAGAGACTATTTTGGAGCGCACACC